The following are encoded together in the Pectobacterium wasabiae CFBP 3304 genome:
- the fldB gene encoding flavodoxin FldB yields the protein MKIGLFYGSSTCYTEMAAEKIRDILGEELVDLHNVKDIEPQRMEDYSTLILGIPTWDFGEIQEDWENIWGQLATLNLKGKVVALYGMGDQLGYSEWFLDALGMLHEQLLPLGVTFIGYWPIDGYDFTSPKPLSTDGKHFVGLALDEVNQYDLSDERLEQWCEQILQEMASLL from the coding sequence ATGAAAATCGGTCTGTTTTACGGCTCAAGCACCTGCTACACCGAGATGGCGGCGGAAAAAATTCGCGACATATTGGGCGAAGAACTGGTGGATCTGCACAACGTTAAGGACATCGAACCTCAGCGAATGGAAGACTACAGTACGCTGATCCTCGGCATCCCAACCTGGGATTTCGGTGAGATTCAGGAAGACTGGGAGAACATTTGGGGTCAATTAGCAACGCTAAACCTCAAAGGAAAAGTGGTAGCGCTTTACGGTATGGGCGACCAACTGGGCTATAGCGAATGGTTCCTTGATGCGCTGGGCATGCTGCATGAACAACTGCTGCCGCTGGGTGTCACCTTCATTGGCTACTGGCCAATAGATGGCTACGATTTCACCAGCCCGAAACCACTGAGCACTGACGGTAAACACTTTGTCGGTCTGGCACTGGACGAAGTGAACCAATACGATCTCAGCGATGAACGGCTGGAGCAGTGGTGCGAACAGATCCTGCAGGAAATGGCGTCACTGCTGTAA
- a CDS encoding methionine ABC transporter ATP-binding protein, producing the protein MIVLSNVGKTFDSAHGRIVAVDDVSLTVELGQIYGIIGYSGAGKSTLIRLLNGLETPTSGSIVVNGADIAQANAEDLRRARLKISMVFQHFNLLWSRTVSQNIAFALQIAGAPKAEIKQRVADLITLVGLEGRDHAYPSQLSGGQKQRVGIARALANNPSILLCDEATSALDPQTTDAILELLLDINRKLNLTLVLITHEMHVVRKICHRVAVMENGRIVEEGSVLDIFVRPQQAITRQFVKQYQKMEDSFNPLLTEHLAGAVLKLTFVGQQTHQAIISEVIQTYHLTINILHGQISHTLNGSFGELYIHVEGSEQETDRVLTFLQERAIAVEVIKHA; encoded by the coding sequence ATGATCGTTCTTTCGAACGTAGGCAAGACTTTTGACAGCGCACATGGCCGCATTGTCGCAGTAGATGACGTGAGTCTTACGGTCGAGTTGGGGCAAATTTACGGCATTATTGGCTACAGCGGTGCGGGGAAAAGCACGCTGATCCGCCTGCTGAATGGATTGGAAACGCCGACCAGCGGGAGCATCGTCGTCAACGGGGCTGATATTGCTCAAGCCAATGCGGAAGACCTGCGTCGCGCACGGCTGAAAATTAGCATGGTGTTCCAGCACTTTAATCTACTGTGGTCGCGTACCGTCAGTCAGAATATCGCTTTTGCCTTGCAAATTGCGGGTGCGCCAAAAGCCGAAATTAAACAACGCGTTGCTGACCTGATCACACTAGTGGGGCTGGAAGGGCGAGATCACGCCTATCCTTCCCAACTGAGCGGGGGCCAGAAGCAGCGGGTCGGTATTGCCCGTGCGCTAGCAAACAATCCCAGCATCTTGCTGTGTGATGAAGCGACCTCGGCGTTGGATCCGCAGACCACTGATGCAATCCTCGAACTGCTGCTGGATATCAACCGTAAATTGAATCTCACCCTTGTTCTCATTACTCACGAAATGCATGTGGTACGAAAAATCTGCCATCGTGTCGCGGTGATGGAAAATGGTCGGATTGTGGAGGAAGGCTCGGTACTGGATATTTTTGTTCGCCCGCAGCAGGCGATTACTCGCCAGTTCGTGAAGCAGTATCAGAAAATGGAAGACAGTTTCAACCCACTCCTGACAGAGCACCTGGCGGGCGCTGTGCTTAAATTGACATTCGTCGGTCAGCAAACGCATCAGGCCATTATTTCCGAAGTGATTCAGACCTATCACCTGACGATAAATATTCTGCACGGCCAAATTAGCCATACGCTGAACGGATCGTTTGGTGAGTTATATATTCATGTTGAAGGCAGCGAACAGGAAACGGACCGCGTATTAACTTTCCTGCAGGAACGTGCGATTGCTGTTGAGGTGATTAAACATGCTTGA
- the ygfZ gene encoding tRNA-modifying protein YgfZ codes for MVNQHTAHQRPFASHPPLASAQLAATLISLDDWALATLVGPDTVKYLQGQVTADVGALADDRHILCAHCDAKGKMWSNLRLFHHGEGFAFIERRNLRDAQLSELKKYAVFSKTTIAPDDSAVLLGAAGAGIREQLASVFNQLPDAEHPVVQHEGATLLHFTHPAERFLLVLSSEQSASLLEQLDDKVSLNDSRQWLTLDIEAGQPIIDSANSAQFIPQATNLQALNGISFSKGCYTGQEMVARAKYRGANKRALYWLAGKANRVPQAGDDLELQLGENWRRTGTVLAASQLQNGDVWVQAVLNNDLNAENVLRVRDDAESQLTVQPLPYEITD; via the coding sequence ATGGTTAACCAACATACGGCTCATCAACGCCCTTTTGCCTCACACCCTCCCCTTGCTTCCGCTCAGCTCGCCGCCACGCTCATCTCACTGGATGATTGGGCACTAGCCACGCTGGTCGGGCCGGATACCGTCAAATATCTTCAGGGACAGGTCACCGCGGATGTCGGTGCACTGGCTGACGATCGGCACATTCTTTGCGCCCACTGCGACGCGAAAGGAAAAATGTGGAGCAACCTGCGCCTGTTCCATCACGGCGAGGGGTTTGCTTTCATTGAGCGGCGTAATCTGCGCGACGCCCAGCTTAGCGAACTGAAAAAATACGCCGTTTTTTCGAAAACCACCATCGCGCCAGACGACAGCGCCGTACTTCTGGGTGCAGCAGGAGCGGGCATCCGCGAACAGTTGGCCTCGGTATTTAATCAACTTCCAGACGCTGAGCATCCTGTCGTGCAGCACGAAGGTGCCACCTTACTGCATTTCACTCATCCCGCAGAGCGTTTCCTGCTGGTGCTGTCTTCTGAGCAAAGCGCTTCGTTGCTTGAACAGCTCGACGATAAAGTCAGCCTGAATGACAGCCGCCAATGGCTGACGTTGGATATTGAGGCCGGTCAGCCCATCATTGACAGCGCAAACAGTGCGCAGTTCATCCCGCAAGCGACTAATTTACAGGCATTAAATGGAATTAGCTTCAGCAAAGGGTGCTATACCGGTCAGGAAATGGTTGCTCGGGCAAAATATCGTGGGGCGAATAAGCGCGCACTCTACTGGCTGGCGGGTAAAGCGAACCGGGTGCCGCAGGCGGGAGACGATCTCGAACTGCAGCTCGGCGAGAACTGGCGTCGTACCGGGACCGTATTGGCAGCCAGCCAATTGCAGAACGGTGACGTTTGGGTACAGGCCGTGTTGAATAACGATCTGAACGCGGAGAACGTTCTACGCGTGCGCGACGATGCCGAAAGCCAGCTCACGGTTCAGCCTCTGCCGTATGAAATAACGGATTAA
- the trhA gene encoding PAQR family membrane homeostasis protein TrhA, giving the protein MSKNAQMPDYSLAEEIANSISHGIGVIFGIVGLILLLVQAVNNDAGSVAIASYSLYGGSIILLFLASTLYHAIPSQRIKPWLKKFDHCAIYLLIAGTYTPFLLVGLDSPLAHGLMVVIWSMALLGVLFKLAFAHRFEVLSLITYLVMGWLSLVVIYQMVMKLSAGSVTLLAVGGVVYTLGVIFYASKRIPYNHAIWHGFVLGGSVCHFLAIYLYI; this is encoded by the coding sequence ATGTCAAAAAATGCCCAGATGCCGGACTACTCGCTGGCAGAGGAAATTGCGAACAGCATCAGCCATGGAATCGGTGTGATTTTCGGGATTGTTGGTCTGATTTTGCTGCTGGTGCAGGCGGTCAACAATGATGCCGGGAGCGTGGCGATTGCCAGCTACAGCCTCTATGGCGGCAGTATTATCCTGCTATTTTTGGCCTCGACGCTGTATCACGCGATCCCTTCTCAGCGCATTAAACCGTGGTTGAAAAAGTTCGATCACTGCGCCATCTATCTGTTGATTGCTGGAACCTATACGCCTTTTTTGCTGGTGGGGCTGGATTCACCGCTGGCGCATGGTTTGATGGTCGTCATCTGGAGCATGGCGCTGTTGGGCGTGCTCTTCAAACTGGCGTTTGCCCACCGTTTTGAAGTGCTGTCGTTAATTACCTATCTGGTCATGGGCTGGCTGTCGCTGGTGGTGATTTATCAGATGGTGATGAAGCTGTCGGCGGGGAGTGTGACGCTGTTAGCGGTGGGTGGTGTGGTGTATACGCTGGGGGTGATTTTCTACGCCAGTAAGCGTATTCCTTACAATCACGCAATTTGGCACGGGTTTGTGTTAGGCGGCAGCGTCTGCCACTTTCTGGCGATTTATCTTTATATTTAA
- a CDS encoding ABC transporter substrate-binding protein has translation MRKPRMMALAIALLMSGSALAKENIDFMFPAPVDGKLTMEMTRIIKEYNQSQDQVEVRGIFTGGYDTTKVKAEAAAKAGDPPALVIMSANFTADLVIKDEILPMDELFKYGNEKATPFLTKNFWPALHQNAQVMGVTYAIPFHNSTPILYYNEDMLKKAGFNEPPKNWDEVAAVAKKLTDPAKGQWGIMIPSTNDDYGGWMLSALTRANGGAYYNADYPGEVYYNTASTKGALQFWRDLVYRDKAMPAGVLNSKQISAAFFSGKLGMAMLSTGALGFMRENTKDFSLGVAMMPEKERRGVTIGGASLVSFKGISEEQKKAAWQFMNYLISPEVSGSWSRFTGYFAPRMAAYDLPEMKDYLAKDPRAAIALSQLQYAHPWYATYETVAVRKAMENQLAALLNDPAKKVDDAAAAAQKEADSIMKPYVDKTALSLPK, from the coding sequence ATGCGTAAGCCTCGTATGATGGCGCTGGCGATAGCCTTGCTGATGTCCGGCTCGGCGTTAGCAAAAGAGAATATCGATTTTATGTTCCCCGCGCCGGTTGATGGCAAGTTGACGATGGAAATGACACGCATCATCAAGGAGTACAACCAATCGCAGGATCAGGTTGAAGTGCGTGGGATCTTCACCGGCGGTTATGACACGACGAAAGTGAAAGCGGAAGCCGCCGCTAAAGCGGGCGATCCGCCCGCGCTGGTAATTATGTCTGCAAACTTCACCGCCGATCTGGTCATCAAAGATGAAATCCTGCCGATGGACGAACTGTTCAAATACGGCAACGAAAAGGCCACGCCTTTCCTGACCAAAAACTTCTGGCCTGCGCTGCATCAGAACGCGCAGGTGATGGGGGTGACTTACGCGATCCCGTTCCACAACTCGACGCCGATCCTCTATTACAACGAAGACATGCTGAAGAAGGCAGGTTTTAATGAACCGCCAAAAAATTGGGATGAAGTGGCTGCGGTCGCCAAGAAACTGACCGATCCGGCGAAAGGGCAGTGGGGCATCATGATTCCATCCACGAACGATGACTACGGCGGTTGGATGCTGTCTGCGCTGACGCGTGCCAACGGCGGAGCGTATTACAATGCCGATTATCCAGGCGAAGTCTATTACAACACGGCATCAACCAAAGGTGCGCTCCAGTTCTGGCGCGATCTGGTGTATCGCGACAAAGCCATGCCAGCCGGCGTATTGAATTCCAAGCAAATCAGCGCTGCGTTTTTCTCTGGCAAATTGGGTATGGCGATGCTGAGCACCGGTGCGCTGGGCTTTATGCGTGAAAACACCAAAGATTTCTCGCTCGGTGTAGCGATGATGCCGGAAAAAGAGCGTCGTGGTGTGACTATCGGCGGGGCGAGTCTGGTGAGCTTCAAGGGGATCTCCGAAGAGCAGAAGAAAGCGGCCTGGCAGTTTATGAACTATCTGATCAGCCCAGAGGTCAGCGGAAGCTGGAGTCGTTTTACCGGCTACTTCGCTCCGCGTATGGCAGCCTACGATCTGCCGGAAATGAAAGACTATCTGGCGAAAGATCCGCGAGCCGCGATTGCGCTGTCACAACTGCAATATGCTCATCCGTGGTATGCAACCTATGAAACGGTCGCGGTACGCAAAGCGATGGAGAATCAACTGGCGGCGCTGTTAAACGATCCAGCGAAAAAGGTTGATGACGCTGCTGCCGCTGCACAAAAAGAGGCCGATAGCATCATGAAGCCTTACGTGGATAAAACCGCGTTAAGTTTGCCAAAATAA
- a CDS encoding protein YgfX, whose amino-acid sequence MQLLSLVVHGLLVLLILLAPWPDGYAWLWLCLVTMVMFGFIRSQRNIKSRQGCITLLSETTLNWRQQEWQIVKRPWLLKNGVLLALQSADGKDKQQLWLASDSMGDDEWRHLRQLLLQQKHWAR is encoded by the coding sequence ATGCAACTGCTGTCATTGGTTGTGCATGGCCTATTAGTGTTGCTCATTCTGCTGGCACCGTGGCCGGACGGCTATGCGTGGCTGTGGCTGTGTTTGGTTACAATGGTGATGTTTGGTTTCATCCGTAGCCAAAGGAATATCAAATCGCGGCAAGGGTGCATCACCCTGCTCAGCGAAACGACCCTAAACTGGCGGCAGCAGGAGTGGCAGATTGTCAAACGACCGTGGTTGCTGAAAAATGGCGTGTTATTGGCATTGCAATCGGCTGATGGGAAAGACAAGCAACAACTATGGCTGGCATCGGACAGCATGGGCGATGACGAATGGCGTCATCTGCGCCAGCTTCTTTTGCAGCAAAAACACTGGGCGAGATGA
- a CDS encoding ABC transporter ATP-binding protein has protein sequence MAVIQLRNISKRFEHMQALASLSLDIADGEFLVLVGPSGCGKSTLLRMLAGLEDVSDGQILLGDDDITTWSPKQRNFSMIFQNYALFPHLTVEQNITFGMRMRGEPKADYPQRVQRVASLLQLEPLLKRKPGKLSGGQRQRVAMARAIVRDPRLFLMDEPLSNLDARLRSDVRDGIMDLHRQLKTTTVYVTHDQIEAMTMADRIAVLDRGVLQQVGTPEQLYSHPANVFVAGFIGTPAMNMLTLPCADGHAILPALSVALPASEETGSLTRVLLGVRPEHLTEHAASDGDLSLSGTVKQRELFGAEYLIHVDTPLGNIRYRRPNRDGVPNIGTSVVLHFSPQDCHWFSGQTARNLSQEKRNA, from the coding sequence ATGGCCGTGATTCAGCTACGTAATATCAGTAAACGCTTCGAACACATGCAGGCGCTGGCATCGCTATCCTTGGATATCGCCGACGGCGAGTTTTTGGTGCTGGTTGGGCCATCCGGCTGCGGCAAGAGTACGCTGCTGCGTATGCTGGCCGGTTTGGAAGACGTGAGCGATGGGCAAATCCTGTTGGGCGACGACGACATCACGACGTGGAGCCCGAAGCAGCGTAATTTCTCGATGATCTTCCAGAACTACGCGCTGTTTCCGCACCTGACGGTCGAGCAGAACATCACTTTTGGCATGCGGATGCGCGGTGAGCCGAAGGCGGACTATCCACAGCGGGTACAGCGTGTTGCCAGCCTGCTTCAGCTTGAGCCGTTGCTTAAACGCAAACCGGGAAAACTATCCGGTGGTCAACGTCAACGCGTGGCAATGGCGCGGGCGATCGTGCGCGATCCACGTTTGTTTCTGATGGATGAACCGCTGTCGAATCTGGATGCCCGCCTGCGCAGCGACGTGCGTGACGGCATTATGGATCTACATCGGCAGTTGAAAACCACCACGGTTTACGTCACGCACGATCAGATCGAGGCGATGACGATGGCGGATAGGATCGCCGTGCTGGATCGTGGCGTGCTGCAACAGGTTGGTACGCCAGAGCAGTTGTATTCTCACCCGGCTAACGTCTTTGTCGCTGGATTTATCGGTACGCCCGCGATGAACATGCTGACGCTACCCTGTGCCGATGGTCACGCGATTTTACCGGCATTGTCCGTGGCGCTGCCTGCCAGTGAAGAGACGGGTTCATTAACCCGCGTGCTGCTAGGGGTTCGCCCTGAGCATCTTACCGAACACGCCGCATCAGACGGCGATTTATCGTTATCGGGAACGGTGAAGCAACGGGAATTGTTTGGTGCCGAGTATCTGATTCATGTGGATACGCCGTTGGGTAATATTCGCTATCGTCGGCCAAATCGCGATGGTGTGCCGAACATCGGTACGTCCGTGGTACTTCATTTTTCACCGCAGGATTGTCATTGGTTTTCCGGGCAAACCGCCCGTAATTTATCCCAGGAGAAAAGAAATGCGTAA
- the rlmF gene encoding 23S rRNA (adenine(1618)-N(6))-methyltransferase RlmF: MTKPAVQKSGLHPRNRHRDRYDFPALKQSYPALIPFVKVNAYGDESVDFANPEAVKTLNQALLQHFYQIAHWTIPDGFLCPPIPGRADYIHHLADLLAEDNRSVVPRDASVLDVGCGANCVYPLIGHREYGWRFTGSEINPLAMKAANETIEANPGLNRSIRLRRQKNSKAILAGIIHKNDTFDAVMCNPPFHASAEDAREGSQRKLHNLGLDKRSPLNFGGQQDELWCEGGESAFISQMIKESAGFARQCLWFTSLVSRKENLPEIYRALEAVDAEKVRTIDMAQGQKQSRFVAWSFLDTAARTRWLQKR, translated from the coding sequence ATGACTAAGCCCGCAGTGCAAAAAAGTGGTCTGCATCCTCGCAATCGCCATCGTGACCGTTATGATTTTCCCGCGCTCAAGCAGAGCTATCCTGCGCTGATCCCGTTTGTAAAGGTGAATGCCTACGGGGATGAGTCAGTGGATTTTGCCAATCCCGAGGCGGTGAAAACGCTGAATCAGGCATTGTTACAGCATTTTTATCAGATTGCGCACTGGACGATCCCTGACGGCTTTCTGTGCCCACCGATCCCCGGTCGCGCCGATTACATCCACCATCTGGCCGATTTGCTGGCGGAAGATAACCGCTCGGTAGTGCCGCGCGATGCTTCCGTGCTGGATGTCGGTTGCGGTGCCAACTGTGTCTACCCGCTGATTGGCCATCGCGAGTACGGCTGGCGTTTTACCGGCAGCGAGATTAATCCGCTGGCGATGAAAGCGGCGAACGAGACGATTGAAGCGAACCCCGGTTTGAATCGATCGATTCGCCTGCGCCGTCAGAAAAACAGTAAAGCGATACTGGCAGGTATTATTCACAAGAACGACACGTTTGATGCCGTCATGTGTAATCCTCCGTTCCATGCTTCCGCTGAGGATGCCCGCGAGGGATCGCAGCGTAAATTGCATAATCTGGGATTGGATAAACGCTCACCGCTGAATTTTGGCGGCCAGCAGGATGAGCTGTGGTGTGAGGGCGGCGAGTCAGCTTTCATTAGCCAGATGATTAAAGAGAGCGCCGGTTTTGCCCGTCAGTGCCTGTGGTTTACGTCGCTGGTGTCGCGCAAAGAGAACCTGCCGGAGATTTATCGTGCGTTGGAAGCGGTTGACGCGGAAAAGGTCAGAACGATAGACATGGCGCAAGGCCAGAAGCAAAGCCGCTTTGTCGCGTGGAGCTTTCTGGATACCGCCGCGCGGACCCGCTGGTTGCAAAAGCGCTAA
- a CDS encoding HD domain-containing protein, with amino-acid sequence MSSSPSTLNFGSMTDVFGFLIEIDKLKSVQRRTKIIASERHEDSAEHSWHFAVAAMALAPYAGEGVDIQRVIQMALIHDIVEIDAGDVLVYDLSARLAIHDQEVAAAARIFGLLPEPQRQQFHDLWEEYEANETPSAQFALMLDRVMPMLMNLYNGGQSWVENSIRLEQVLDRAEFIAAINPELWQYLKQHLEDAKAKGWLL; translated from the coding sequence ATGTCATCTTCCCCATCTACTCTGAATTTCGGTTCCATGACCGATGTGTTTGGCTTTCTGATAGAAATCGATAAATTAAAAAGCGTACAGCGCCGCACCAAGATTATCGCCAGCGAACGCCACGAAGATTCTGCCGAACACAGTTGGCATTTTGCCGTCGCCGCGATGGCGCTGGCCCCTTACGCAGGTGAAGGTGTCGATATTCAGCGCGTAATCCAAATGGCGCTGATTCACGACATCGTCGAAATCGATGCGGGTGATGTGCTCGTTTACGATCTTTCCGCGCGTCTTGCAATTCACGATCAGGAAGTCGCTGCCGCTGCCCGTATTTTCGGCCTGCTGCCTGAGCCACAGCGTCAGCAATTCCACGATCTGTGGGAAGAATATGAAGCGAATGAAACCCCCAGCGCCCAGTTCGCTCTGATGCTCGATCGCGTCATGCCGATGCTGATGAATCTGTACAACGGTGGTCAAAGCTGGGTAGAAAACAGCATCCGTTTGGAACAGGTTCTCGACCGCGCCGAGTTCATCGCCGCTATCAACCCGGAACTGTGGCAATACCTGAAACAGCATCTGGAAGACGCCAAAGCCAAAGGGTGGTTGCTATAA
- the sdhE gene encoding FAD assembly factor SdhE encodes MEIDNKSRIHWACRRGMRELDIAIMPFFEHDYDTLNDTDKRTFVRLLQSDDPDLFNWLMNHGEPEDGELKRMISLIQTRNKDRGPVAM; translated from the coding sequence ATGGAAATCGATAACAAATCACGTATTCATTGGGCATGCCGCCGTGGTATGCGCGAACTGGATATCGCCATCATGCCGTTTTTTGAGCATGACTATGACACATTAAACGATACAGATAAGCGCACGTTTGTACGTCTGCTACAAAGCGACGATCCCGATTTATTCAACTGGCTAATGAACCACGGTGAGCCAGAAGACGGAGAGCTAAAACGCATGATTTCCCTTATCCAGACGCGAAATAAAGATCGTGGCCCAGTGGCAATGTGA
- the fhuE gene encoding ferric-rhodotorulic acid/ferric-coprogen receptor FhuE has translation MSLQDGKNSADAFTTSGTKITFSISLLALAITVTFHPTSLYAAQAAVSDASSAQDTSQEMVVVAREADVSVGKYDYSAKTTRAGTKMLMTQRDIPQSVSIMTEQRIQDQNLQSVGEVLRNTTGVSASLFDERSSFYSRGFAINNYLFDDIPTSVSEAWNFGDADDDTAIFDRIEVVRGATGLMTGAGNPSASVNMVRKHADSREFSGNVSASYGSWDKQRYVADLSAPLNESGSVRGRVVAGYQDQNSWLDRYQRDKKFLYGVVDADITDNTTLSLGYSYQTIHTDGATWGGVTPWFSNGARTHFNRSMNPAAEWTYFETESKKVFANLRQDFDNGWTFRVNGTHAESNMNGKLLYVTGFPDQTTGIGTIGYGTNYTGERKQLSVDSYANGPFELLGRQHELVTGVSYSRQHNSYYGSPLAFPNIGSLYHWNGSVQEPTWGEKSLTSDDTVRQKAAYSVARFSLADPLHLILGARYTQWQTNGSSADMKKSNITPYGGLIYDINDTVSAYTSYTSIFQPQSRRDSSGSYLAPITGKNYETGLKADWFNGRLTSTLAVFRIEQDNVGQVDGNKSVNGTAERAYYATQGAVSKGVEFELNGAVTDNLQLTFGASRYVARDTKGRFNSNMPQTQVKLFTRYQLPALPELTVGGGVNWQNRTFQEGAGPLGTTRIYQSSYPLVDLFARYQVTKQLAVQANVKNLFDRSYYTWLSNDSGTYGEPLNYSLNMSYAF, from the coding sequence ATGTCCCTCCAGGATGGGAAAAATAGTGCCGATGCATTTACAACATCAGGCACAAAAATAACATTTTCCATTTCATTATTGGCATTGGCCATTACGGTGACGTTCCATCCGACATCGCTTTATGCAGCACAGGCCGCCGTATCAGATGCATCATCCGCACAGGACACATCGCAGGAGATGGTCGTGGTGGCCAGAGAAGCTGATGTAAGCGTTGGAAAGTACGATTACAGCGCAAAAACGACGCGGGCAGGTACCAAGATGCTGATGACTCAGCGTGATATCCCGCAGTCTGTCAGTATCATGACCGAGCAGCGCATACAGGACCAAAACCTACAATCAGTGGGCGAAGTATTGCGTAACACGACGGGCGTTTCTGCCAGCCTTTTTGACGAACGCTCCAGCTTCTATTCCCGCGGTTTTGCCATCAACAACTACCTCTTTGATGATATTCCGACCTCCGTCAGTGAAGCCTGGAACTTTGGTGATGCTGATGACGATACGGCGATTTTTGATCGTATTGAAGTGGTGCGCGGTGCAACTGGCCTGATGACTGGTGCAGGCAACCCGTCGGCATCGGTCAATATGGTGCGTAAGCATGCTGATAGCCGTGAATTTTCTGGTAATGTCAGTGCCAGTTACGGTTCGTGGGACAAACAGCGCTACGTAGCGGATCTCTCTGCGCCATTGAATGAAAGTGGCAGCGTGCGCGGTCGCGTTGTGGCCGGCTATCAGGATCAGAATAGCTGGTTAGATCGTTACCAAAGAGACAAAAAGTTCCTTTACGGCGTGGTGGATGCGGATATCACCGACAACACGACGTTATCGCTTGGTTACAGCTATCAGACGATCCACACCGATGGGGCAACCTGGGGTGGCGTGACACCGTGGTTTAGCAACGGTGCGCGCACGCACTTCAATCGCAGCATGAACCCCGCTGCGGAATGGACCTACTTTGAGACCGAATCGAAAAAAGTCTTTGCGAATCTTAGACAGGATTTTGACAACGGCTGGACGTTCCGCGTTAACGGCACCCATGCCGAATCGAATATGAATGGCAAGCTGCTGTATGTCACCGGTTTTCCCGACCAAACGACGGGGATTGGCACGATCGGCTATGGCACTAACTACACGGGCGAACGTAAACAGTTGTCTGTTGATAGCTATGCCAATGGGCCTTTTGAACTGCTGGGTCGCCAGCACGAACTGGTGACAGGTGTCAGCTACAGCCGTCAGCACAATAGCTATTACGGTTCTCCTCTGGCGTTTCCGAATATTGGCAGCCTTTACCATTGGAACGGTAGTGTTCAAGAGCCCACCTGGGGGGAAAAGTCGCTGACGTCGGATGATACTGTACGGCAGAAAGCAGCCTACAGTGTGGCACGGTTCTCGTTGGCCGATCCGTTGCATCTTATCCTTGGGGCGCGCTATACGCAGTGGCAAACCAATGGTAGCAGCGCCGATATGAAGAAAAGCAATATCACACCTTATGGCGGCTTGATTTATGACATTAACGATACGGTATCGGCTTATACCAGCTATACCTCGATCTTCCAGCCACAAAGTCGTCGCGATAGCAGTGGCAGCTATCTGGCACCTATTACCGGTAAAAACTACGAGACAGGCCTGAAAGCGGACTGGTTCAATGGGCGCTTAACGTCGACGCTGGCTGTGTTCCGTATTGAGCAGGATAATGTGGGGCAGGTGGACGGAAATAAATCTGTCAATGGCACTGCCGAACGAGCTTACTATGCGACACAGGGCGCGGTGAGCAAGGGCGTTGAGTTTGAGCTAAATGGGGCGGTGACCGATAACTTGCAGCTAACCTTTGGCGCTTCACGTTATGTGGCACGCGATACCAAGGGCCGCTTCAATAGCAATATGCCACAAACGCAGGTCAAACTGTTCACCCGCTATCAACTGCCCGCGCTACCAGAGCTGACGGTTGGCGGCGGTGTAAACTGGCAAAACCGTACGTTCCAGGAAGGGGCAGGACCGTTGGGGACCACGCGTATTTATCAGTCGAGTTATCCGCTGGTTGATCTGTTTGCCCGTTATCAGGTGACAAAACAGCTTGCTGTGCAGGCTAACGTCAAAAACCTGTTTGACCGCAGCTATTACACGTGGCTCAGCAACGATTCTGGTACTTATGGCGAGCCGTTAAACTATTCACTCAATATGTCATACGCATTTTGA